A single Salmo trutta unplaced genomic scaffold, fSalTru1.1, whole genome shotgun sequence DNA region contains:
- the rps21 gene encoding 40S ribosomal protein S21 — protein sequence MQNDAGEFVDLYVPRKCSASNRIIGAKDHASIQINIAEVDKATGRFNGQFKTYAICGAIRRMGEADDSLLRLAKTDSIVSKNF from the exons ATGCAGAACGACGCTGGTGAATTCGTGGACCTGTACGTCCCACGTAAATG TTCCGCGAGCAACAGGATCATCGGAGCCAAGGACCACGCCTCCATCCAGATCAACATTGCTGAG GTTGACAAGGCAACCGGTCGCTTCAATGGGCAGTTCAAGACCTATGCTATCTGCGGTGCCATCCGTAGAATG GGCGAGGCTGACGACTCCCTCCTGAGGCTGGCTAAGACCGACAGCATCGTGTCAAA